The genomic interval TGTGGTAGATGTAGAAAAATATGTTAAGCTATAGAAAGAGTGATGAAACCCATGGCTTTTAAAGCTATATTAGGACAGGAAAGACTTATAGAAAGCTTAAAAGGAGCTTTAAATCGTCAGCAACTGACCCATGCCTACTTGATAGAGGGCCAAAGAGGACTGGGAAAAGCTAGAATTGCCCATGAGCTAGCAAAAGCTATATGCTGTAGAGCTGAAGGGAGGAAACCCTGTAATCAGTGCAATAGCTGTAGAAAGGCAGAACATCAAAGTCATCCAGAAATAAAGTGGCTACAGGAAGAGGGAAGCATCAAAATAGAAGCTATACGGGAGCTTCAGAAGAACTTCCAAATGAAACCCTATGAAGGCACAAAAAAAGTATGGATCATTTCAGATGCCGGTAAAATGACCACCCAAGCTCAAAATGCCCTTTTAAAGACATTGGAGGAGCCACCACAGCATGGAACGATTCTTCTTATCACCACCAATGGCAATAGCTTGCTACCCACCATTACCTCAAGATGTCAGCGACTAAAGCTGTTGTCGGTAGCATTAGAAAAAATCCAAAGCTATTTAATGGAGGAAAAAAATGTAGATGAAAAAGAAGCCAAGGTATTGGCGGCCTTCTCAAATGGTGTGATTGGTAAAGCCCTACAGCTTCTAGAGGATGAGGAGTTTAAGGAAAGAAGACAGAGGATTATGGTCATCACTAGAGATATTGTTGATAAAAAAACCATTTACCTTTTAGAAAATCTAGAATATTTCAATGAAGAAAAAACCAATATAGAGGAAATACTAGAAATAATGACGGGTTGGTATCGGGACCTCCTTATTTATAAGGATACACAAAAAAAAGACCTGGTTATCAACATAGATGCTTTAGAGGAAATTAGCTATCAAACCAGTAAACTTACCTTAAAAAACATAAAGGAAATGCTTTTTATTATAGAGTCAACAAAAAGCAATCTTAAAAGCAACGCTAATTTTCAAATGACTATAGAAGTAATGCTACTGGACCTAAAACAAAAAACACAGTAAGTAGAAATTCCAATAAAGGGAAAAGCTTTACTGATGGCACAATATTAGAAAGTTTGATACAATATGAAATAACACTTAATTCATAAGTAGACAACCGAAAGCTTGGTTTTTAACTTTGGTGTTGATTACTTCGTTTGTTTATCTAGTGGGGGGCTCACCAATACACTGCAGGATCAAAGAATAAAATTTATTAAGAGCAATGGTTACCTTTTATATAGAGATACAGAACTGGGAGGAATTATTAATGGTTACAGTTGTAGGTGTGCGATTCAAAAAGGCTGGCAAAATATATTACTTCAATCCAGGAGAAATACCTGTAGAAAAAAACAATTGCGTTATTGTAGAAACCGCTAGAGGTGTAGAGTTTGGAGAAGTGGTTGTGGGGCCTAAGGAGGTCTCGGAGGAGGATATTGTCGCCCCCTTAAAGGACGTTATAAGAACTGCCACCGAGGAAGACACAAGGCAACACTTTGAAAACAAAGATAAGGAGAAGGAAGCCTTTAATATATGCTTAGAAAAAATAGAGTTTCATCAGTTGGATATGAAATTAATCGATGTAGAATATACCTTTGATAATAACAAGGTGATTTTCTATTTCACCGCTGATGGAAGGGTGGACTTTAGAGAACTGGTAAAGGATCTAGCTGCTATCTTTAAAACCCGTATTGAATTAAGACAAATTGGTGTGAGGGATGAATCTAAAATGCTTGGGGGCATAGGCACCTGTGGCAAACCCTTATGCTGTGCCACTTGGTTAGGAGATTTTGAACCAGTATCTATCAAGATGGCAAAGGAACAGAGTCTTTCCTTAAACCCAACAAAAATTTCTGGTATTTGCGGACGCTTATTTTGTTGCTTAAAGTATGAATATGATATGTACCAAGAAATTCTTGACAAACTTCCAGGAGTGGGTTCTATTGTATTGACCCCCTATGGTGAAGGTACAGTCATTGAAACCAATGTTTTGCTGGAAAAGGTAAAAGTAAAGATAAAGATAAAAAATGGCCAGGACAATTCTGAAGAGTTAAAGGTCTGTAGTATTAATGAAGTTAGCAAAGTTAAAGAAAAAAGAAGCCTTAAAGAACAGCTTGCTCTTCAGGGTCACGTAACTGATGGGTTGTTGGAGGATGAATTACAGCAACTGAAGGAACTGGAGGACTAACTGGTAGTCGAAGGGGTGTTTATCAATGAAAGTAAGAAACAAAGCTTGGATCATGATTATTTTATTAGTGATGGTTTTTGCTGTAATAGGAAGCTTTAATAAAGATCCAGAGCATAAGCCTGGGGATACATCCCCTGTCCTACAAGAGACAGATCCACAGGATGACGGAACAGCTGATGAAGCACAAGAAGAGATAGATGAACAATCCCTTGAGGAAAGTATACCAATAGAAGAAAGCAGACCTAGGGTTTTAGCTTTTTGGGTATCATGGGATGAAGAATCAAAGGAACAATTGGATATACTAGAAAATGCAAATAAACTTTTAGGCCAGGATATTGGTTTTGTAGGTATACACGCCACCTTTTTTGATACAGTAGATAAAGAG from Natronincola ferrireducens carries:
- the holB gene encoding DNA polymerase III subunit delta' → MAFKAILGQERLIESLKGALNRQQLTHAYLIEGQRGLGKARIAHELAKAICCRAEGRKPCNQCNSCRKAEHQSHPEIKWLQEEGSIKIEAIRELQKNFQMKPYEGTKKVWIISDAGKMTTQAQNALLKTLEEPPQHGTILLITTNGNSLLPTITSRCQRLKLLSVALEKIQSYLMEEKNVDEKEAKVLAAFSNGVIGKALQLLEDEEFKERRQRIMVITRDIVDKKTIYLLENLEYFNEEKTNIEEILEIMTGWYRDLLIYKDTQKKDLVINIDALEEISYQTSKLTLKNIKEMLFIIESTKSNLKSNANFQMTIEVMLLDLKQKTQ
- a CDS encoding PSP1 domain-containing protein yields the protein MVTVVGVRFKKAGKIYYFNPGEIPVEKNNCVIVETARGVEFGEVVVGPKEVSEEDIVAPLKDVIRTATEEDTRQHFENKDKEKEAFNICLEKIEFHQLDMKLIDVEYTFDNNKVIFYFTADGRVDFRELVKDLAAIFKTRIELRQIGVRDESKMLGGIGTCGKPLCCATWLGDFEPVSIKMAKEQSLSLNPTKISGICGRLFCCLKYEYDMYQEILDKLPGVGSIVLTPYGEGTVIETNVLLEKVKVKIKIKNGQDNSEELKVCSINEVSKVKEKRSLKEQLALQGHVTDGLLEDELQQLKELED
- a CDS encoding TlpA disulfide reductase family protein codes for the protein MKVRNKAWIMIILLVMVFAVIGSFNKDPEHKPGDTSPVLQETDPQDDGTADEAQEEIDEQSLEESIPIEESRPRVLAFWVSWDEESKEQLDILENANKLLGQDIGFVGIHATFFDTVDKEEVMAYIKEKGYSFEIIMDEEGKKAEDYYVGSFPTTIFLNEKGEVVGAYTALIQEDKILQELEEILQNLTN